The genomic region TATCATATATATTAATTTAATAATTAACCATAATAAATTATAAGTTGTATTACAATATTATGTTAAAGGGTGATATAGTTGAAACGTATTTTCATATATGTAAGTTGCTTTATAATGTTTGCATCAATATTTTCAGGATGTAGTAGTAAACCAACATATTCAACATTAGAAGAAGCAGTTAAGAGCAACATTTCCTCCCATCAAATTGAAATTCTTAACGTGTGTAAAGAAACTAATCTAGTGTTATGCTACAATAAGTACCACTACATTTTAGGGGGATATAATTATAATAATGGGAACTATGATAACTTTAAATTAATTAACAAAATAGATACTTGTAATTCTGAAATAGTCGTTGAGACTGAGTATATTAAAGAAGTTGGAAACGTTATCTGGGGAATACTTAACACTGAAGATCAAGTAGAAAAGTTTATAATAGAATATTTAAACGGCGATACAGAGCAGGTTACTGCCATTAATAATACATTTATTTCCTCTATGCCAGATTCTCTTCAGGATACGGATCCAAATAAATTAAGAACTCAAATTCTTAACGTATATGCAGTAAATGAGTCAAATAATATTCTAGGGAAGCTTAAAACTTATAATATAGCAGATCCTATTATTGTAATGGTTAATTAGACCAAAAAGAGAGACCTCGGTCTCTCTCGAATACAAATTATAATATTATAATTTAGTACTATGGAATTCTTTATAATCTACTGATTCAACCTCGTTATTTTCACCAAGTATTACAACTCTAGGTTCATGCTTTCTTGCTTCTTCCTCACTTAACCAAGTGTAAGCAAGAATGATTACTTTATCTCCAGGTTGAACTAATCTTGCTGCAGCCCCATTTAGGCAAACCATTTTGCTTCCTCTAGGTCCCTTAATAACATATGTTTCAAGTCTTGCACCATTGTTATTATTTACAATTTGAACTTTTTCATTAGGCAAAATATTTGCCAAGTCCATTAAATCTTCATCAATCGTAACACTACCTACATAGTTCAGGTCTGCTTGTGTAACTGTAGCTCTGTGAAGTTTAGATTTAAACATATTTAATAGCATTTTGATTATCCCTCCATTATAACGTTATCTATTAGTCTAACTTTCCCTACCTTAGCCGCTAAAGCAATTAACACTTTTCCATTTACTGCTTCAATTGGTTCTAGCGTGTATCCATCAACAATTTCTATATAATCTATAGCTACTAGTGGCTCTTCTTCAATAATAGATTTAATCAATGATTGTATTGTACCAACATTTTTTTCACCTTGCAATATTTTTTCTTTAGCAGTCCTCAAACTTCTTGATAATACAAGAGCTGCCTTTCTGTCCTCAGAAGTTAAATTAACGTTTCTAGAACTCATTGCCAGGCCATCTTCTTCACGTACAATTGGACACGGTACAATTTCAATATCTACGTTTAAATCCTTCACCATCTTTTGTAGTACAGTAAGCTGTTGTGCATCCTTTTCACCAAAATATGCTCTATGAGGCGCAACTATGTTAAATAATTTTGTAACAACAGTTGTAACGCCTTTAAAATGTCCTGGTCTCGATGCACCACATAGTCTTTCAGTAATATCACTAACTTCAACAGTAGTTTTTGACCCCTTCGGATACATTATATCTACCGTTGGATGAAATATTAAATCTGCTCCACCATGTTCAGATAGTTTCGAATCTCTATCTAAATCTCTTGGATAAATACTATAATCTTCATTTGGACCAAATTGAGTTGGATTTACAAAAATACTAACTACAACGAAGTCATTTTCTTCTTTCGCCTTTTTAATTAGTGAAACATGACCTTCATGTAAAAATCCCATTGTTGGTACAAATCCGATTGACTTACCTTTAGCTTTTTCAGCTTTTACAATATTACGTACTTCTTCTACTGTAGAAACTATCTGAATCATTAATCTCCCTGCCTTTGATTTAAATTATTTATTAGTAAAGTTTTTTTAGAGTTTCTTCATCTATAGCAAACGTGTGTTTTTCCTCTGGGAATAAGCCTTTTTTCATTTCATCTATATAAGATTGAACTCCACCTTTAATACTCGCTCCTACTTCACTGTATTTCTTTACAAATTTCGGAGTAAAATCAGTGAACATTCCTAACATATCTTGAGTTACAAGAACTTGTCCATCGCAATACTTTCCTGCACCAATACCTATTGTTGGTATGTTAACACTTTCCGTAACTATTTTCGCAAGCCTTTCAGGAACACATTCTAATACTATAGCAAAAGCTCCAGCCTTTTCAAGTAATTTTGCATCTTCTATTATTTTTTTAGCCTGAGCCTCATCCTTACCCTGAACTTTGAATCCACCCATAACATTTACGGATTGCGGGGTTAATCCAAGATGCCCTATTACAGGGATTTGTGCTTTAACGATAGCTTCAACCTTATCAATTACTTCTAAACCACCTTCAAGTTTTACTGCATGAGCATTTCCCTCTTGAATCATTCTACCTGCATTTCTAACAGAATCTTCAACGCTAATATGATAGGATAAAAATGGCATATCAGCTATAACCAACGCTCTTTTTGCTCCTCTTGCAACAGCTTTAGTATGATGTATTATATCATCAACTGTGACTTGCAGAGTATTTTCATATCCAAGTACAACCATACCCATAGAGTCTCCTACAAGGATACTATCCACCCCTGCTTCGTCTATAAGCTTGGCCATTGAATAATCATAAGCTGTTAACATAGATATCTTATCACCATCTTTTTTTGCCTTTATAAAAGAAGCCGTTGTAAATCTGTTCATTTTATCCCTCTTTCCAAATATTTTTCATTTTTTCAATAGTTTTAATATCTTTTATTTTCTCTTTACTAGCTAAATCTACAGTCGCTTTTCCAAGCACACTATAAATTTTTAAGAGCTCAGGTAACTTATTTTCAATTTCCTCTAAATGATGCTCTACTGTTTTCAAATCACCTCTTGCTATAGGTCCAGTCAAAGCACTTGCTGCTCCAAGTTTTCTTACATTCTGCAAACTACCAGATACTAAAGGATATAAAGCTTCAAAGCCCTTCTTTTCATCTATACCAACAGCTTTCATAAATGATACTCCAACATCCATTAATGTAAC from Serpentinicella alkaliphila harbors:
- the panD gene encoding aspartate 1-decarboxylase, coding for MLLNMFKSKLHRATVTQADLNYVGSVTIDEDLMDLANILPNEKVQIVNNNNGARLETYVIKGPRGSKMVCLNGAAARLVQPGDKVIILAYTWLSEEEARKHEPRVVILGENNEVESVDYKEFHSTKL
- the panC gene encoding pantoate--beta-alanine ligase, translating into MIQIVSTVEEVRNIVKAEKAKGKSIGFVPTMGFLHEGHVSLIKKAKEENDFVVVSIFVNPTQFGPNEDYSIYPRDLDRDSKLSEHGGADLIFHPTVDIMYPKGSKTTVEVSDITERLCGASRPGHFKGVTTVVTKLFNIVAPHRAYFGEKDAQQLTVLQKMVKDLNVDIEIVPCPIVREEDGLAMSSRNVNLTSEDRKAALVLSRSLRTAKEKILQGEKNVGTIQSLIKSIIEEEPLVAIDYIEIVDGYTLEPIEAVNGKVLIALAAKVGKVRLIDNVIMEG
- the panB gene encoding 3-methyl-2-oxobutanoate hydroxymethyltransferase, which translates into the protein MNRFTTASFIKAKKDGDKISMLTAYDYSMAKLIDEAGVDSILVGDSMGMVVLGYENTLQVTVDDIIHHTKAVARGAKRALVIADMPFLSYHISVEDSVRNAGRMIQEGNAHAVKLEGGLEVIDKVEAIVKAQIPVIGHLGLTPQSVNVMGGFKVQGKDEAQAKKIIEDAKLLEKAGAFAIVLECVPERLAKIVTESVNIPTIGIGAGKYCDGQVLVTQDMLGMFTDFTPKFVKKYSEVGASIKGGVQSYIDEMKKGLFPEEKHTFAIDEETLKKLY